The segment CCTTTCCAGTCTTTCATAAAATCTGCGCTCTTCTGGTGAGAATTCGGCAAAGACTTTTTCGATTTTACGCTCGACGACCTTGAAACCTGTTGAATTGGCTTGTCCGGGAGCAGAAGGCTTTCCTCCAGGGTTGAGGGCTCCATCCTTCTTTAAAATGTCCTTGGTACGTCGCTTCATGAAAATTTGCAAGTAGTGACGAAGACGCTTAATAGCAACGTCACCCCTACCATTTTTCATTGGTCGATCGATTTGATCCTTCCATTCGCGAAGGTTGTCGTAAGGCTTGATTCTCAAGAACTTGATCAGACTTTGCAATTCATCCAAATTGTTTTGCATTGGCGTTCCTGTCAAGCACCAACGGTATTGACTTCTAAGAGAATAACATGCTTGCGTAGCTTTGGCGTTTCTGTTTTTGATGGTATGGGCTTCATCAAGAATAACTCTGTACCAATGAATACCAAAACAACCGACTTTGACAccttcgtcatcatcatccttcgACGAGTTACCCCATTCTGAAACGAGGATTTGATATGTTGTAATGACAACATCGAACTTTCGAAGATCTTGGAATCGTTTTGTACGTTGAGGGCCATGATGGACACAAACACGAAGAGAGTGGCTCTCTTCAACCTTGTCTTTAATCTCGGCTTCCCATTGTCGAATAAGTGCAAGAGGTGCAACAACCAAAGTACATTTGTCCAGACCGGAAGGTAATTTGCGTTTACTGTGAGTTTCGTCTGAACTTGATGGTTTGGGATTGCTCAAAATGAGTGAAATCGATTGTAGGGTCTTTCCCAAACCCATATCGTCGGCAAGAATGCCTCCTTTTGGTACCATGCCTTTCTTTCCCGTGCCGATTTCTCGACCAATCATCCACTCCAAACCTTCAACCTGATGCGGAAGAAGTTTTACGTTGATTCCTTCGACAGtcccatcatcttcctcctcgtccTCTGACGCAACTTCGAGCTTCTCCTCTGATTCAAcattcaatccatccatttttGCCATCAACTCGTCTACCTCcgcatccttcttctttctgcgTGATCTCGTTCTGGGTTTCgtatcttcctcatcctcaataACGCCCTCTAAAAGCGCCTTTAAATCTTCTTGGGCCTTTGCAGGATCAACATAGGTGTGCGGTTCATTGTAGTTTGGCTTGCCCATAGTAAGGTCAATGTAATTGCTAGATGTATAGGTATTCACGGATTGGAAGCCACCCCCATGGCTGTTTGGGAGGGAGCCGAATGTCGGTGCAGGTGTAGGGTGAGTTGTTGCATATGATGAAGAGCCAGGAATCGGTGCACGAACTGCTGGCTGACTGTATTCCGCTGGTGCTCGTGGCATAAGGGGGTTGATAATCTTTCGGGCAACATCTTTTGCTGCTTGCAAATGTGGATGTGCTACATAAATGTTAGCAACGTGAGATGATATGGCACATGAATACATACCATGTCTTTCTGGATCTTTGTGAAACTCAGGACGGGATTTTGGTTGAATGAATAATTCGGAGTATTGTTGTTGAGATTTACGATTCAATGGAGATTGTGGAAGGGTAGCTTCTCCGAATCTAGGAATATTGGATAGATGATTTGCTGTATTGCTTTGGGAGGGTCGATATTGATCCTTGGGCTCTTCAGGTCGAGGTGCCTGCACCTTTGCTGGAGATATTTCCCTAACCATTTTGTTTTCTCTCCCAACAGGATATCTGTCGTATTTTGTAGTGTCAAGCACAACCACAGTTCCTTTCCTAGCCGAACCTGAATTAGAAGCTCGACCAACTATTTCGAGCGACGAATCAAAGAGTGCAGTTGAATCACCAAGGTCACTCAAGGACGGGCTATTTTCCGTCACTGGGGAAGAGAGAGTTCTTCTATGAATATGCGACAGGCGTATAGCTGGTGTTGTTGCTTTCGAAGTGTCGACAACTCTTTTGAATTTGCGTTGTTGTTTAAgagtatttgtatttgtgttTCGATTTCGACGTTTGAATTTTGGTGTTTCCGTTGATCCAATGGTATTTAGCGGGGTGAATCCACCTCTGGTTGCTATCAGTAAATAAAATTCGAGATGGACAACCACCTACAGAAATGTGGATATACATATGGCTTACTTCATGAGGCTCAATAATACCTTGCTATTATTTCAGATTATGCcgatattgttgattttgtttgtaaAAGGTTTTATCACGTAGAACGGCGCGTCAGCTTCTAAAACAGAGGGAAAAAGTGCAAAATCATGGTTGTTGGCACGGAAACGTTATCACGAATCAAAAACCACTTTACACGACCTCATCGTAGAATGACAGTACGATATGAAAACTCGTTGAtgaattcaatccaattgaTACCAAATTCTATGCTTCTTAGTGGATAGTCTTTATTGGACAGTCTTAGTTTCATGAGTCCAGAGCTCTCAAACCAGAGATCAGGAAAAAAGGGAATGTAAGTGTTTGGGCATTTTAGTCTGACTGTCGCTTTTTCCGCTGACGAGGGAAAGCTCAGTATGGGTTTGGGGGTGATCTATCAGATGGAGTCGAGGCGGCATGCCTACGTTCCTGATGCCGTTGCACAAGTTATATATGATTTCTGCAATTGTTGAATGGCTAATCAGGGAGCAATAGACAGGAGCTCATGAGATGAATGCATATGTTGTTTCAGAGCCATTCACAAAGAGCAAGTCGGCCACATCTGGCTCGTCTAGATAGGTGGATTGTGATAATAAGTAGCAGCTACAAATAGTCAATATATGTAGGTATATAAGAAACAAATGGCATGGTATTCGAGTGAACGTCTTTAATTATTAGTGCGTGGGTATCATGAACAACAAATCTTTGTACAATTTAATCGCATCAGGCTGTGAGGTTTTATGATGCaacctctccatcctccatctccttatcttcatcttcttcttcattctcatcctcatctgaAGAGACGTCACTGGTCTCGTCTTCAGATTCCTCACTCTCATCACTTTCCACCTCTGGTCCGTCTCCTGTTGCTTCGATGTAGGCTCTTTCAAGCATAAAGGTTTCTGGAAGTTTGTCGGACTCAAAGACATAGAAAGTAGGGAACTCGAGAACTGTGCGATTCTCTAAGACTTTACAAAGTGGCTGTGATGGATCTAAAGGTATCAATACTTTAGGATATGATGATCGCGTCTTAGGTCGATGGAGGTAGAAACGATACTTGGAATCAAGCTTCGGCGGCGCTTGAGTTTGGCGTGTGGAATTTTGCCAGTTTGATAAAATTGGCTGATCCAAAATTGTATTCCAAGCACCAATCGAGTCCTGAAATAGAGATAGCGGTGATATATCCAACAAACATTCATCTGTCTTGATCCTCTTGGccttgttttcttttgattcgTCtgccttccttttcttcagaGCTGCCTTTTCCTCTGGTGCCATGCTCAACCTTCGTTGTTCTTCCAAGAGCAGTGCGTAGGTGTCGTTAATTGACCATTTGTCTATCGATTTATGCAATATCCTTCCGCCTGCATCAGCCTCTCGAATCCATTCTATCTGCCAATTCATACACTTCTGCGATTTACTCCAAGTAGATGTATTCTCCAAATTTCTAGACATTCCGCTTGGCGCTTTGACTACCGTTATTCCAGAACTTTGAAGCATTTTTGTGAGAAAGTCTTCACGCTGGTTGCCTCTGCTTTTGTTGGGTCGTCTCCTGTCATCTTTAGGGCCTTGTCTTGCCAACTCGAGTTCCATTCTCTTTACAAGTCCTCGCTCTTCCACAATCTCCTTTTCCGATCTCTCAATTCGATGCTCAATTGAATGGAGGAAGTTATAATCATGATCAATGCCCGAAGGAGTTGCCAATTGTGACCTCGGTTTGTACACGGTAGGATCGCGAACACCAGAGCATGTTGACCAGACTTTGTGACGCTTGGAGCAGGGAAGTGAACATGTTTGCTGGGAGCATCGTGGACATGTATACTTGGTGGGATTGATATGACAGATGCGAcataatgatgataaaagAGGATCTGACAttgttgaggaagaaatatgTTGATATTAATGTTGTAGCGATGATAGATGGTTTTGTTAAATCTTGTTATCGGAAAACAAAATTGTTATCGTAGCCTTGCAGCTAGTGTGGATAATTTGTGACTAGATCGAATCCACCAAAACCAGACAAGGCTGAAATCTCATAACAATGCACTGATTGGCCAGATTGAATCTCTGAATTCCAGTTAGTCCCAATTGCAAATAGATTTGGGAACTTGCTCAAACTATGTTATCAGCAGGAGGCTCACTAGAGATACCTAGACTACTGCTTGTTGTCGCGGTGAGCTTGCCCAGTAACTTCATtccaaacttctcaatcCCTCAAGCTTCGTTACTTATAAGATCAGTCAGATTCAATCACTTGGCTGTCGGTCGTTGAGTTTCTAACTTGCTGCAAAGTTTACAAGTTACTTGCAATGATTAAAGTCAAAAGATTCGATACTGCGAGTAGCTCTGTCGATGAATGCCCGAGATGCCCACGtacctcttccttctctaaCATTCCTCCACACGATTCCCAGTATCCCGCTTCAGTCATTACCACTCCGCAGACCTAGGTAGACCCCAaaatcatttccattctcgCTCCTCCTCGTACCTCACATcccaattccttcaaagGTTCCCTGGACTCTCGTCTTCCACACCAGCaccaaaaaaaagagataCGCATGCAAAAAGTAGAAAATTGCAAAAGTaacatacaacagtggggattcgctggtggtcacccacccaactactaatccaccgatctgaagcttgtgtatggcagagcggacgggatgcccaattctcttcagtctatggtcgtatgtgacAGAATGTGCGATActagaaattatatttggAGTGAACAAGTAAGCAATAGACGCCAGAGGCAAATAAGAAAccatcaagattcaagatgaaATGTTATTAGAGCTTTAAATCTTCCTCCACCCTGGAGGTTATGTGAGAAGCACACCAAACTGGCAAATCATGGAATACTGAGGCCATCTTTGAAATTCGGACCATCACAAAGTAACTCAACCCAACTTCCCCGGAACGAAAGGATGGCCAGCACTAAGTCCCCCATCCACAGCCCAAGCTTGACCATTCACATA is part of the Botrytis cinerea B05.10 chromosome 13, complete sequence genome and harbors:
- the Bcbcd1 gene encoding Bcbcd1; the protein is MSDPLLSSLCRICHINPTKYTCPRCSQQTCSLPCSKRHKVWSTCSGVRDPTVYKPRSQLATPSGIDHDYNFLHSIEHRIERSEKEIVEERGLVKRMELELARQGPKDDRRRPNKSRGNQREDFLTKMLQSSGITVVKAPSGMSRNLENTSTWSKSQKCMNWQIEWIREADAGGRILHKSIDKWSINDTYALLLEEQRRLSMAPEEKAALKKRKADESKENKAKRIKTDECLLDISPLSLFQDSIGAWNTILDQPILSNWQNSTRQTQAPPKLDSKYRFYLHRPKTRSSYPKVLIPLDPSQPLCKVLENRTVLEFPTFYVFESDKLPETFMLERAYIEATGDGPEVESDESEESEDETSDVSSDEDENEEEDEDKEMEDGEVAS